The Macaca fascicularis isolate 582-1 chromosome 12, T2T-MFA8v1.1 genome has a segment encoding these proteins:
- the BCS1L gene encoding mitochondrial chaperone BCS1 isoform X3: MWLEARAGVWARFLGVAEGPEAGELCLWPSMHRYRGKWIRVERSREMQMIDLQTGTPWESVTFTALGTDRKVFFNILEEARELALQQEEGKTVMYTAVGSEWRPFGYPRRRRPLNSVVLQQGLADRIVRDVQEFINNPKWYTDRGIPYRRGYLLYGPPGCGKSSFITALAGELEHSICLLSLTDSSLSDDRLNHLLSVAPQQSLVLLEDVDAAFLSRDLAVENPVKYQGLGRLTFSGLLNALDGVASTEARIVFMTTNHVDRLDPALIRPGRVDLKEYVGYCSHWQLSQMFQRFYPGQAPSLAEDFAERVLQATTQISPAQVQGYFMLYKNDPVGAIHNAESLRR, translated from the exons TGTCTGTGGCCTTCCATGCATAG GTATCGGGGGAAATGGATCCGGGTAGAACGAAGTCGAGAGATGCAGATGATAGACTTGCAGACGGGAACTCCTTGGGAATCTGTCACCTTCACGGCCCTGGGCACTGACCGAAAGGTTTTCTTCAACATCCTGGAGGAAG CTCGAGAGCTAGCCTTAcagcaggaggaagggaagacCGTGATGTACACAGCTGTGGGCTCTGAATGGCGTCCCTTTGGCTATCCACGCCGCCGGCGACCACTGAATTCTGTGGTTCTGCAACAGGGTCTGGCTGACCGAATTGTCAGAGATGTCCAGGAATTCATCAATAACCCCAAGTGGTACACTGACAGAG GCATTCCCTACAGACGTGGCTACCTGCTTTATGGGCCCCCTGGTTGCGGAAAGAGCAGTTTTAT CACAGCCCTGGCTGGGGAACTGGAGCACAGCATCTGCCTGCTGAGCCTCACGGACTCTAGCCTCTCTGATGACCGGCTCAACCACCTGCTGAGCGTGGCCCCGCAGCAGAGCCTGGTGCTCCTGGAGGATGTGGATGCTGCTTTTCTCAGTCGAGACTTGGCTGTGGAGA ACCCAGTCAAGTACCAAGGCCTAGGTCGCCTCACCTTCAGTGGACTGCTTAATGCCTTGGATGGTGTGGCTTCCACTGAGGCCCGCATTGTGTTCATGACCACCAACCACGTTGACAG GCTGGACCCCGCCCTGATACGCCCCGGGCGAGTGGACCTGAAGGAGTATGTGGGCTACTGCTCACACTGGCAGCTGTCCCAGATGTTCCAGAGGTTCTATCCAGGGCAGGCACCTTCCTTAGCTGAGGACTTTGCAGAACGTGTCCTTCAAGCTACAACCCAGATCAGTCCTGCCCAGGTGCAGGGCTACTTCATGCTGTATAAAAATGACCCTGTGGGGGCAATTCACAATGCTGAGTCTCTGAGGAGGTGA
- the BCS1L gene encoding mitochondrial chaperone BCS1 isoform X2, translating into MWLEARAGVWARFLGVAEGPEAGELCLWPSMHRCFGILDTNSEAQPRYRGKWIRVERSREMQMIDLQTGTPWESVTFTALGTDRKVFFNILEEARELALQQEEGKTVMYTAVGSEWRPFGYPRRRRPLNSVVLQQGLADRIVRDVQEFINNPKWYTDRGIPYRRGYLLYGPPGCGKSSFITALAGELEHSICLLSLTDSSLSDDRLNHLLSVAPQQSLVLLEDVDAAFLSRDLAVENPVKYQGLGRLTFSGLLNALDGVASTEARIVFMTTNHVDRLDPALIRPGRVDLKEYVGYCSHWQLSQMFQRFYPGQAPSLAEDFAERVLQATTQISPAQVQGYFMLYKNDPVGAIHNAESLRR; encoded by the exons TGTCTGTGGCCTTCCATGCATAGGTGTTTTGGAATTCTGGATACCAATTCTGAGGCTCAGCCGAG GTATCGGGGGAAATGGATCCGGGTAGAACGAAGTCGAGAGATGCAGATGATAGACTTGCAGACGGGAACTCCTTGGGAATCTGTCACCTTCACGGCCCTGGGCACTGACCGAAAGGTTTTCTTCAACATCCTGGAGGAAG CTCGAGAGCTAGCCTTAcagcaggaggaagggaagacCGTGATGTACACAGCTGTGGGCTCTGAATGGCGTCCCTTTGGCTATCCACGCCGCCGGCGACCACTGAATTCTGTGGTTCTGCAACAGGGTCTGGCTGACCGAATTGTCAGAGATGTCCAGGAATTCATCAATAACCCCAAGTGGTACACTGACAGAG GCATTCCCTACAGACGTGGCTACCTGCTTTATGGGCCCCCTGGTTGCGGAAAGAGCAGTTTTAT CACAGCCCTGGCTGGGGAACTGGAGCACAGCATCTGCCTGCTGAGCCTCACGGACTCTAGCCTCTCTGATGACCGGCTCAACCACCTGCTGAGCGTGGCCCCGCAGCAGAGCCTGGTGCTCCTGGAGGATGTGGATGCTGCTTTTCTCAGTCGAGACTTGGCTGTGGAGA ACCCAGTCAAGTACCAAGGCCTAGGTCGCCTCACCTTCAGTGGACTGCTTAATGCCTTGGATGGTGTGGCTTCCACTGAGGCCCGCATTGTGTTCATGACCACCAACCACGTTGACAG GCTGGACCCCGCCCTGATACGCCCCGGGCGAGTGGACCTGAAGGAGTATGTGGGCTACTGCTCACACTGGCAGCTGTCCCAGATGTTCCAGAGGTTCTATCCAGGGCAGGCACCTTCCTTAGCTGAGGACTTTGCAGAACGTGTCCTTCAAGCTACAACCCAGATCAGTCCTGCCCAGGTGCAGGGCTACTTCATGCTGTATAAAAATGACCCTGTGGGGGCAATTCACAATGCTGAGTCTCTGAGGAGGTGA
- the BCS1L gene encoding mitochondrial chaperone BCS1 isoform X1, whose protein sequence is MPLSDFILALKDNPYFGAGFGLVGVGTALALARKGAQLGLVAFRRHYMITLEVPARDRSYAWLLSWLTRHSTRTQHLSVETSYLQHESGRISTKFEFVPSPGNHFIWYRGKWIRVERSREMQMIDLQTGTPWESVTFTALGTDRKVFFNILEEARELALQQEEGKTVMYTAVGSEWRPFGYPRRRRPLNSVVLQQGLADRIVRDVQEFINNPKWYTDRGIPYRRGYLLYGPPGCGKSSFITALAGELEHSICLLSLTDSSLSDDRLNHLLSVAPQQSLVLLEDVDAAFLSRDLAVENPVKYQGLGRLTFSGLLNALDGVASTEARIVFMTTNHVDRLDPALIRPGRVDLKEYVGYCSHWQLSQMFQRFYPGQAPSLAEDFAERVLQATTQISPAQVQGYFMLYKNDPVGAIHNAESLRR, encoded by the exons ATGCCACTTTCAGACTTTATTCTGGCCCTGAAGGACAATCCCTACTTTGGGGCTGGATTTGGGCTGGTGGGTGTGGGCACAGCCCTGGCCTTGGCCCGGAAGGGTGCccaactgggcctggtggcattcCGGCGCCATTACATGATCACACTGGAAGTCCCTGCTCGAGACAGGAGCTATGCCTGGTTGCTTAGCTGGCTCACCCGCCACAGTACCCGTACTCAGCACCTCAGTGTCGAGACTTCGTACCTTCAGCATGAGAGCGGCCGTATTTCCACTAAGTTTGAATTTGTCCCCAGCCCTGGAAACCACTTTATCTG GTATCGGGGGAAATGGATCCGGGTAGAACGAAGTCGAGAGATGCAGATGATAGACTTGCAGACGGGAACTCCTTGGGAATCTGTCACCTTCACGGCCCTGGGCACTGACCGAAAGGTTTTCTTCAACATCCTGGAGGAAG CTCGAGAGCTAGCCTTAcagcaggaggaagggaagacCGTGATGTACACAGCTGTGGGCTCTGAATGGCGTCCCTTTGGCTATCCACGCCGCCGGCGACCACTGAATTCTGTGGTTCTGCAACAGGGTCTGGCTGACCGAATTGTCAGAGATGTCCAGGAATTCATCAATAACCCCAAGTGGTACACTGACAGAG GCATTCCCTACAGACGTGGCTACCTGCTTTATGGGCCCCCTGGTTGCGGAAAGAGCAGTTTTAT CACAGCCCTGGCTGGGGAACTGGAGCACAGCATCTGCCTGCTGAGCCTCACGGACTCTAGCCTCTCTGATGACCGGCTCAACCACCTGCTGAGCGTGGCCCCGCAGCAGAGCCTGGTGCTCCTGGAGGATGTGGATGCTGCTTTTCTCAGTCGAGACTTGGCTGTGGAGA ACCCAGTCAAGTACCAAGGCCTAGGTCGCCTCACCTTCAGTGGACTGCTTAATGCCTTGGATGGTGTGGCTTCCACTGAGGCCCGCATTGTGTTCATGACCACCAACCACGTTGACAG GCTGGACCCCGCCCTGATACGCCCCGGGCGAGTGGACCTGAAGGAGTATGTGGGCTACTGCTCACACTGGCAGCTGTCCCAGATGTTCCAGAGGTTCTATCCAGGGCAGGCACCTTCCTTAGCTGAGGACTTTGCAGAACGTGTCCTTCAAGCTACAACCCAGATCAGTCCTGCCCAGGTGCAGGGCTACTTCATGCTGTATAAAAATGACCCTGTGGGGGCAATTCACAATGCTGAGTCTCTGAGGAGGTGA
- the BCS1L gene encoding mitochondrial chaperone BCS1 isoform X4, with product MQMIDLQTGTPWESVTFTALGTDRKVFFNILEEARELALQQEEGKTVMYTAVGSEWRPFGYPRRRRPLNSVVLQQGLADRIVRDVQEFINNPKWYTDRGIPYRRGYLLYGPPGCGKSSFITALAGELEHSICLLSLTDSSLSDDRLNHLLSVAPQQSLVLLEDVDAAFLSRDLAVENPVKYQGLGRLTFSGLLNALDGVASTEARIVFMTTNHVDRLDPALIRPGRVDLKEYVGYCSHWQLSQMFQRFYPGQAPSLAEDFAERVLQATTQISPAQVQGYFMLYKNDPVGAIHNAESLRR from the exons ATGCAGATGATAGACTTGCAGACGGGAACTCCTTGGGAATCTGTCACCTTCACGGCCCTGGGCACTGACCGAAAGGTTTTCTTCAACATCCTGGAGGAAG CTCGAGAGCTAGCCTTAcagcaggaggaagggaagacCGTGATGTACACAGCTGTGGGCTCTGAATGGCGTCCCTTTGGCTATCCACGCCGCCGGCGACCACTGAATTCTGTGGTTCTGCAACAGGGTCTGGCTGACCGAATTGTCAGAGATGTCCAGGAATTCATCAATAACCCCAAGTGGTACACTGACAGAG GCATTCCCTACAGACGTGGCTACCTGCTTTATGGGCCCCCTGGTTGCGGAAAGAGCAGTTTTAT CACAGCCCTGGCTGGGGAACTGGAGCACAGCATCTGCCTGCTGAGCCTCACGGACTCTAGCCTCTCTGATGACCGGCTCAACCACCTGCTGAGCGTGGCCCCGCAGCAGAGCCTGGTGCTCCTGGAGGATGTGGATGCTGCTTTTCTCAGTCGAGACTTGGCTGTGGAGA ACCCAGTCAAGTACCAAGGCCTAGGTCGCCTCACCTTCAGTGGACTGCTTAATGCCTTGGATGGTGTGGCTTCCACTGAGGCCCGCATTGTGTTCATGACCACCAACCACGTTGACAG GCTGGACCCCGCCCTGATACGCCCCGGGCGAGTGGACCTGAAGGAGTATGTGGGCTACTGCTCACACTGGCAGCTGTCCCAGATGTTCCAGAGGTTCTATCCAGGGCAGGCACCTTCCTTAGCTGAGGACTTTGCAGAACGTGTCCTTCAAGCTACAACCCAGATCAGTCCTGCCCAGGTGCAGGGCTACTTCATGCTGTATAAAAATGACCCTGTGGGGGCAATTCACAATGCTGAGTCTCTGAGGAGGTGA
- the BCS1L gene encoding mitochondrial chaperone BCS1 isoform X5 yields MYTAVGSEWRPFGYPRRRRPLNSVVLQQGLADRIVRDVQEFINNPKWYTDRGIPYRRGYLLYGPPGCGKSSFITALAGELEHSICLLSLTDSSLSDDRLNHLLSVAPQQSLVLLEDVDAAFLSRDLAVENPVKYQGLGRLTFSGLLNALDGVASTEARIVFMTTNHVDRLDPALIRPGRVDLKEYVGYCSHWQLSQMFQRFYPGQAPSLAEDFAERVLQATTQISPAQVQGYFMLYKNDPVGAIHNAESLRR; encoded by the exons ATGTACACAGCTGTGGGCTCTGAATGGCGTCCCTTTGGCTATCCACGCCGCCGGCGACCACTGAATTCTGTGGTTCTGCAACAGGGTCTGGCTGACCGAATTGTCAGAGATGTCCAGGAATTCATCAATAACCCCAAGTGGTACACTGACAGAG GCATTCCCTACAGACGTGGCTACCTGCTTTATGGGCCCCCTGGTTGCGGAAAGAGCAGTTTTAT CACAGCCCTGGCTGGGGAACTGGAGCACAGCATCTGCCTGCTGAGCCTCACGGACTCTAGCCTCTCTGATGACCGGCTCAACCACCTGCTGAGCGTGGCCCCGCAGCAGAGCCTGGTGCTCCTGGAGGATGTGGATGCTGCTTTTCTCAGTCGAGACTTGGCTGTGGAGA ACCCAGTCAAGTACCAAGGCCTAGGTCGCCTCACCTTCAGTGGACTGCTTAATGCCTTGGATGGTGTGGCTTCCACTGAGGCCCGCATTGTGTTCATGACCACCAACCACGTTGACAG GCTGGACCCCGCCCTGATACGCCCCGGGCGAGTGGACCTGAAGGAGTATGTGGGCTACTGCTCACACTGGCAGCTGTCCCAGATGTTCCAGAGGTTCTATCCAGGGCAGGCACCTTCCTTAGCTGAGGACTTTGCAGAACGTGTCCTTCAAGCTACAACCCAGATCAGTCCTGCCCAGGTGCAGGGCTACTTCATGCTGTATAAAAATGACCCTGTGGGGGCAATTCACAATGCTGAGTCTCTGAGGAGGTGA
- the BCS1L gene encoding mitochondrial chaperone BCS1 isoform X6, whose amino-acid sequence MSRNSSITPSGTLTEAFPTDVATCFMGPLVAERAVLSLAGELEHSICLLSLTDSSLSDDRLNHLLSVAPQQSLVLLEDVDAAFLSRDLAVENPVKYQGLGRLTFSGLLNALDGVASTEARIVFMTTNHVDRLDPALIRPGRVDLKEYVGYCSHWQLSQMFQRFYPGQAPSLAEDFAERVLQATTQISPAQVQGYFMLYKNDPVGAIHNAESLRR is encoded by the exons ATGTCCAGGAATTCATCAATAACCCCAAGTGGTACACTGACAGAG GCATTCCCTACAGACGTGGCTACCTGCTTTATGGGCCCCCTGGTTGCGGAAAGAGCAGTTTTAT CCCTGGCTGGGGAACTGGAGCACAGCATCTGCCTGCTGAGCCTCACGGACTCTAGCCTCTCTGATGACCGGCTCAACCACCTGCTGAGCGTGGCCCCGCAGCAGAGCCTGGTGCTCCTGGAGGATGTGGATGCTGCTTTTCTCAGTCGAGACTTGGCTGTGGAGA ACCCAGTCAAGTACCAAGGCCTAGGTCGCCTCACCTTCAGTGGACTGCTTAATGCCTTGGATGGTGTGGCTTCCACTGAGGCCCGCATTGTGTTCATGACCACCAACCACGTTGACAG GCTGGACCCCGCCCTGATACGCCCCGGGCGAGTGGACCTGAAGGAGTATGTGGGCTACTGCTCACACTGGCAGCTGTCCCAGATGTTCCAGAGGTTCTATCCAGGGCAGGCACCTTCCTTAGCTGAGGACTTTGCAGAACGTGTCCTTCAAGCTACAACCCAGATCAGTCCTGCCCAGGTGCAGGGCTACTTCATGCTGTATAAAAATGACCCTGTGGGGGCAATTCACAATGCTGAGTCTCTGAGGAGGTGA
- the RNF25 gene encoding E3 ubiquitin-protein ligase RNF25 isoform X2 has protein sequence MAASASAAAGEEDWVLPSEVEVLESIYLDELQVIKGNGRTSPWEIYITLHPATAEDQDSQYVCFTLVLQVPAEYPHEVPQISIRNPRGLSDEQIHTILQALGHVAKAGLGAAMLYELIEKGKEILTDNNIPHGQCVICLYGFQEKEAFTKTPCYHYFHCHCLARYIQHMEQELKAQGQEQEQERQHAATKQELYQPSAESLRQQEERKRLYQRQQERGGIIDLEAERNRYFISLQQPPTPAEPESAVDVSKGSQPPSTLAAELPTSSAVQSTLPTPLPVATQYMCEKIPGAGSNQQRLGETQKAMLDPPKPSRGPWRQPERRHPKGGECHAPKGTRDTQELPPPEGPLKEPMDLKPEPHSQGVEGPPQEKGPGSWQGPPPRRTRDCVRWERSKGRTPGSSYPRLPRGQGAYRPGTRREPLGLESEDGS, from the exons ATGGCGGCGTCTGCGTCTGCAGCTGCAGGGGAGGAGGACTG GGTCCTTCCCTCTGAAGTTGAAGTGTTGGAGTCCATCTATCTGGATGAACTACAGGTGATTAAAGGAAATGGCAG AACTTCACCGTGGGAGATCTACATCACTTTGCATCCTGCCACTGCAGAGGACCAGGATTCACAGTATGTCTGCTTCACTCTGGTGCTTCAGGTCCCAGCAGAG TATCCCCATGAGGTGCCACAGATCTCTATCCGAAATCCCCGAGGACTTTCAGATGAACAGATCCACAC GATCTTACAAGCGCTGGGCCATGTGGCCAAGGCCGGGCTGGGCGCAGCCATGCTCTATGAACTCATTGAG aaagggaaggaaattctCACAGATAACAACATCCCTCATGGCCAGTGTGTCATCTGCCTCTATGGTTTCCAG GAGAAGGAGGCCTTTACCAAAACACCCTGTTACCACTACTtccactgccactgccttgcTCGGTACATCCAGCACATGGAGCAAGAGCTGAAGGCACAAGGACAGGAGCAGGAACAGGAACGGCAGCATGCTGCAACCAAACAG GAGCTGTACCAGCCCAGTGCAGAGAGCTTGCGCCAGCAAGAAGAACGCAAGCGGCTCTACCAGAGGCAGCAGGAACGGGGGGGAATCATTGACCTTGAGGCTGAGCGAAACCGTTACTTCATCAGCCTTCAGCAG CCTCCTACCCCTGCGGAACCTGAGTCAGCTGTAGATGTCTCCAAAGGATCCCAACCACCCAGCACCCTTGCAGCAGAACTGCCCACCTCATCAGCTGTCCAGTCCACCTTGCCAACTCCTCTGCCTGTGGCAACCCAGTACATGTGTGAGAAGATTCCAGGGGCTGGGTCAAATCAGCAAAGGTTGGGCGAAACCCAGAAAGCTATGCTAGATCCCCCCAAGCCCAGTCGAGGTCCCTGGCGACAGCCCGAACGGAGGCACCCGAAGGGAGGGGAGTGCCACGCCCCTAAAGGTACCCGTGACACCCAGGAACTGCCACCTCCTGAGGGGCCCCTCAAGGAGCCCATGGACCTAAAGCCAGAACCCCATAGCCAAGGAGTTGAAGGTCCTCCACAAGAGAAGGGGCCTGGCAGCTGGCAGGGCCCCCCACCCCGCAGGACTCGGGACTGTGTTCGCTGGGAGCGCTCTAAAGGCCGGACACCGGGTTCTTCCTACCCCCGCCTGCCTCGGGGCCAGGGAGCATACCGGCCTGGTACTCGGAGGGAGCCCCTGGGCCTGGAATCTGAGGATGGTTCCTAG
- the RNF25 gene encoding E3 ubiquitin-protein ligase RNF25 isoform X1, translating to MAASASAAAGEEDWVLPSEVEVLESIYLDELQVIKGNGRTSPWEIYITLHPATAEDQDSQYVCFTLVLQVPAEYPHEVPQISIRNPRGLSDEQIHTILQALGHVAKAGLGAAMLYELIEKGKEILTDNNIPHGQCVICLYGFQEKEAFTKTPCYHYFHCHCLARYIQHMEQELKAQGQEQEQERQHAATKQKEVGVQCPVCREPLVYDLASLKAAPEPQQPMELYQPSAESLRQQEERKRLYQRQQERGGIIDLEAERNRYFISLQQPPTPAEPESAVDVSKGSQPPSTLAAELPTSSAVQSTLPTPLPVATQYMCEKIPGAGSNQQRLGETQKAMLDPPKPSRGPWRQPERRHPKGGECHAPKGTRDTQELPPPEGPLKEPMDLKPEPHSQGVEGPPQEKGPGSWQGPPPRRTRDCVRWERSKGRTPGSSYPRLPRGQGAYRPGTRREPLGLESEDGS from the exons ATGGCGGCGTCTGCGTCTGCAGCTGCAGGGGAGGAGGACTG GGTCCTTCCCTCTGAAGTTGAAGTGTTGGAGTCCATCTATCTGGATGAACTACAGGTGATTAAAGGAAATGGCAG AACTTCACCGTGGGAGATCTACATCACTTTGCATCCTGCCACTGCAGAGGACCAGGATTCACAGTATGTCTGCTTCACTCTGGTGCTTCAGGTCCCAGCAGAG TATCCCCATGAGGTGCCACAGATCTCTATCCGAAATCCCCGAGGACTTTCAGATGAACAGATCCACAC GATCTTACAAGCGCTGGGCCATGTGGCCAAGGCCGGGCTGGGCGCAGCCATGCTCTATGAACTCATTGAG aaagggaaggaaattctCACAGATAACAACATCCCTCATGGCCAGTGTGTCATCTGCCTCTATGGTTTCCAG GAGAAGGAGGCCTTTACCAAAACACCCTGTTACCACTACTtccactgccactgccttgcTCGGTACATCCAGCACATGGAGCAAGAGCTGAAGGCACAAGGACAGGAGCAGGAACAGGAACGGCAGCATGCTGCAACCAAACAG aAGGAAGTCGGTGTGCAGTGTCCAGTGTGCAGAGAGCCCCTCGTTTATGATCTTGCCTCGCTGAAAGCAGCCCCTGAACCCCAACAGCCCATG GAGCTGTACCAGCCCAGTGCAGAGAGCTTGCGCCAGCAAGAAGAACGCAAGCGGCTCTACCAGAGGCAGCAGGAACGGGGGGGAATCATTGACCTTGAGGCTGAGCGAAACCGTTACTTCATCAGCCTTCAGCAG CCTCCTACCCCTGCGGAACCTGAGTCAGCTGTAGATGTCTCCAAAGGATCCCAACCACCCAGCACCCTTGCAGCAGAACTGCCCACCTCATCAGCTGTCCAGTCCACCTTGCCAACTCCTCTGCCTGTGGCAACCCAGTACATGTGTGAGAAGATTCCAGGGGCTGGGTCAAATCAGCAAAGGTTGGGCGAAACCCAGAAAGCTATGCTAGATCCCCCCAAGCCCAGTCGAGGTCCCTGGCGACAGCCCGAACGGAGGCACCCGAAGGGAGGGGAGTGCCACGCCCCTAAAGGTACCCGTGACACCCAGGAACTGCCACCTCCTGAGGGGCCCCTCAAGGAGCCCATGGACCTAAAGCCAGAACCCCATAGCCAAGGAGTTGAAGGTCCTCCACAAGAGAAGGGGCCTGGCAGCTGGCAGGGCCCCCCACCCCGCAGGACTCGGGACTGTGTTCGCTGGGAGCGCTCTAAAGGCCGGACACCGGGTTCTTCCTACCCCCGCCTGCCTCGGGGCCAGGGAGCATACCGGCCTGGTACTCGGAGGGAGCCCCTGGGCCTGGAATCTGAGGATGGTTCCTAG